CGAGGCGAAGTCGTCGGCCGGCGCGCCCCTCAGCGACCAGCTGCCAACGGGAACCTGAGTGATCGTCGACGAGCCTGCGAAGACGAGGCCGACCGTGCGGAACGACAGCCCGGCGGCGGCAACGTCGACAGTGAAGGTGACGTTCCCGAGTATGACCCCGTTGGCGCCGTCTCCACGCATGACGGTGAAGTCGCCCGGCGGAATCGACAACTCGTCCGAAAGCACGATGCCGGTGAGGTCGGTCCAGATCGCGTCGTCGGGCTCGGCCACGAAGATCAGGTTGATCGGATAGGCCGCGTTGGTCGGCTGGACGATCATCGCGGATGTCCGTGCGAACGAGGCGGTCGAATGTGGCGTTTCCCCCGGAGAGCAGGATGCCAGGGTCGCGAGGACGCTGAGGCAGAGCACCCCGACACTCCATCGCAGAAGGAGCGTCACGTCAGCGGTAGTACACGACGAGGAACTGATCCTTGGTGGGGGAGTAAAGATCGCCGTAGGTCCAGGTCGACCCAGGGACGACCTTGCCGTTCTGGAACCAGGTGGACTTGACCGCGTACCGATTGAAGTTGGATGCGAGCCCGAGCTTGGAGTACTTGCTGCTGTTGGCGCTGATGTTGACCGTGACACCGTAGGTCTTCGTGACGCTCGAGGAGACCCCGAGGTTGCTGGACGCCACGCCGGCGCTGACGCCCAATCCGGACGATATCGACGATGTGACGGTGGTGTCCTCCCGCCACGAGTATCCGGTCGAACGCGCCCATGCGCCCGTGAGGTACTCGACGAACTTCTTCTGGACCAGCACGGGGCCGCTGACCTTCACGGCCTTCTTGACGGGAGCCCCACAGACGACGCAGCGGGGAGTGACGACGTTCGTGTGCCCGGATCCTTTCGTGTCGTCGGGTGGGATCGGTGAGGTCCCGGGAGTGCTGCTCAATGTTGATGAGCTGTCGCCCTCCGCCGACTGTGCAGCCGAAGTGGCGGCAACGGCGGCTCCCGGCGATGCGACGAGCAGCGAAATCCCCGCGGCCAGCGCGAGTGCCGTCAGTGACACGCGCCTTCCGATAACGTGCATGTTGTCCCCCTCAAGGTCGTAGCGATCTGAAAACAGATAACTCTCGTATGAGGACTATTGCAATATATTCGAGGACCCCGCCGAGAAGCGGGCGGAGCGCTAGGATCCAGGCATGGATGCGTCGTTCTTCAGCTGGACCGGGTTCGCCATCACCGCAGCGGTCGCGGTCGTGATCCTCGTGCTCGCGTTCGTGCTCGTGCGCGGGGCGGCGCGAATGATCGCGCGTCGCCGGAGCCGTGGCCGGGGGCGCATGCCATCCGCACCTCGCCGTCCGTCCGGACGTTGAGCGCGACCTGCCTCACGCCGTTGGCTTGTGCGCGGGCGCTGCCGCGGGGGCCCCTGTCTTTCCGTCCGTGAATCGCGCCTGCGCACGGTCGTGGCGTCGCGGTACGGGCACGTGTTCCGTCGCGGCCGCGAGGCCCATGCGCTTCGTCGAGACGTACACGCTCTCGGCGGTGTCGACGAGGAAGGTCTCGTGCCAGACGCCGACCGCTCCCGGAGCCTTGCGGGCTGCGCGGTTGAAGGCGGACCACGCCGGACGATGCTGCTGGTCCGGGTTCGAGGCGTAGGCGTAGAGCTTGTCGACGGACGACCAGAACTGCACGACGTAGGGGCCGCCCGATCCGAGAAGGAGCTGGTAGCCGAGCAGTCCGGAGTCTGTCTCGGTACTGAGCTCGCGGAGCATGCGTGGCATGGCGACGAACGCCGGCAGCCACAGGTCGGGGCGCCACCGCCGGTTGATCTGCATCCCGATGTGGAACACGACGAGCTCGCCCTCGTGGCGGTGGGTCATGCGGCCCGTGATGACTTTCGACATGGCGACTCCTCGTATGGATAGTGGTGCTATCCATAATGGATAGCGCTACTATCGAAGTCAAGAGGTGGCCATGAGAATTTCTGAACTGTCAGCACAGACCGGCGTGACCGTGCCGACGATCAAGTACTACCTGCGCGAGGGGCTGCTGCCCGAGGGGGAGCGCACCTCCGCGACGCAGGCCCTGTACGGCGAGAAGCACGTCGAGCGGCTGCGCGTGATCCGGGCGCTGCTCGATGCGGGCGTGAGCATCGCTGAGACGCGACGGGTGGTCGCGGCGCTGGATGATCCGCCCGCGAACCCGCACGAGTTGCTGGGGACCGCGCATGCCGCGATCACCCCGCCGGTGGATGAGTCTTTGGACCTCGCTGGCG
This genomic stretch from Microbacterium sp. Nx66 harbors:
- a CDS encoding monooxygenase family protein yields the protein MSKVITGRMTHRHEGELVVFHIGMQINRRWRPDLWLPAFVAMPRMLRELSTETDSGLLGYQLLLGSGGPYVVQFWSSVDKLYAYASNPDQQHRPAWSAFNRAARKAPGAVGVWHETFLVDTAESVYVSTKRMGLAAATEHVPVPRRHDRAQARFTDGKTGAPAAAPAHKPTA